The following coding sequences are from one Reyranella humidisoli window:
- a CDS encoding Bug family tripartite tricarboxylate transporter substrate binding protein, which translates to MKRSSFLRGAAALAIAPSVAPAIVRAQGAYPDKQIRMVIPFAAGGTTDLMARAVGQHFAQAWGQPVVADNRAGANGVVAGEIVAKAPGDGYTLSVVAMGHAINPLIYKKLPYDGVNDFTPISLLATFPQLVLVHPSVKANSLPELIQLAKTASPPLTYASGGNGSSQHLAGALFAHMAKLNLTHVAYKGGNPAQLDLMAGNVNMMITQPNSKDLITTGKMRALAVSSARRSQYYPELPTVAEAGVPGYESVAWYGLLGPKGMPPDLVKKIADETVKACAGEGAKSIVAGQGGDMVAGTPAQFADFIAAERKRYEAIVREANMTVD; encoded by the coding sequence ATGAAGCGTTCTTCTTTTCTGCGCGGCGCCGCCGCCCTCGCAATCGCCCCGTCCGTCGCACCCGCCATCGTGCGTGCCCAGGGCGCCTATCCCGACAAGCAGATTCGGATGGTGATCCCGTTCGCCGCGGGCGGCACGACCGACCTGATGGCGCGCGCCGTCGGCCAGCATTTCGCGCAGGCCTGGGGCCAGCCTGTCGTCGCCGACAATCGCGCGGGCGCCAACGGCGTCGTCGCGGGCGAGATCGTCGCCAAGGCGCCGGGCGACGGCTACACGCTCAGCGTCGTGGCGATGGGACACGCGATCAATCCACTGATCTACAAGAAGCTGCCCTACGACGGCGTGAACGACTTCACGCCGATCAGCCTGCTCGCGACGTTTCCGCAGCTCGTGCTGGTCCATCCATCGGTCAAGGCCAACTCGCTGCCTGAACTGATCCAGCTGGCGAAGACCGCCTCGCCGCCGCTCACCTATGCCTCGGGCGGCAACGGCTCGTCCCAGCACCTGGCTGGCGCGCTGTTCGCCCACATGGCCAAGCTCAACCTGACCCATGTCGCATACAAGGGCGGCAATCCCGCCCAGCTCGACCTGATGGCCGGCAACGTGAACATGATGATCACGCAGCCCAATTCGAAGGATCTGATCACCACCGGGAAGATGCGCGCGCTGGCCGTCAGTTCGGCCAGGCGCAGCCAGTACTATCCGGAGCTGCCGACCGTCGCCGAGGCCGGTGTGCCCGGCTACGAATCGGTCGCCTGGTACGGGCTGCTGGGGCCCAAGGGCATGCCACCGGATCTGGTTAAGAAGATCGCGGACGAGACGGTAAAGGCCTGCGCCGGCGAAGGTGCCAAGTCGATCGTCGCCGGGCAGGGCGGCGACATGGTCGCCGGCACGCCCGCGCAATTTGCCGACTTCATTGCGGCGGAGCGCAAACGCTATGAAGCGATCGTTCGCGAAGCCAACATGACGGTCGACTAG
- a CDS encoding SRPBCC family protein encodes MTTSPSTDRELVLTRLIDAPRETLYRCWTEPALMKQWFAPKPYETPVVEVDVRTGGANLIVMRGPDGQDMPNRGMYLEVVPNERLVFTDAFTEAWQPSAKPFMTAILTFEPQGDKTLYTARVRHWTVEDREAHEKMGFHQGWGICTDQLAALAATL; translated from the coding sequence ATGACGACCAGCCCCTCCACCGACCGCGAACTCGTGCTGACGCGCCTGATCGATGCGCCGCGCGAGACGCTCTATCGCTGCTGGACCGAACCGGCGCTGATGAAACAGTGGTTCGCGCCCAAGCCCTACGAGACGCCGGTCGTCGAGGTGGACGTCAGGACCGGCGGCGCGAACCTGATCGTGATGCGCGGTCCCGACGGGCAGGACATGCCCAATCGCGGCATGTACCTCGAAGTCGTACCGAACGAGCGGCTGGTCTTCACCGATGCCTTCACCGAGGCGTGGCAGCCTTCGGCCAAACCATTCATGACGGCGATCCTCACCTTCGAGCCGCAGGGAGACAAGACGCTCTACACCGCGCGCGTCCGCCACTGGACGGTCGAGGATCGCGAGGCCCACGAGAAGATGGGCTTCCACCAGGGCTGGGGCATCTGCACCGACCAGCTCGCGGCACTGGCCGCGACGCTCTAA
- a CDS encoding DUF4189 domain-containing protein: MFRLSALVALFGALIVGLGSAHAQNQAPQYWVTYAYDSSTGAWGLGWGRTDRQVTINEALSRCAKPGCKAGNVTLARCIAIAQGTQKGPGFGSGNDANTAKANALRFCQQGPAGSTCEVTAWRCGGN; this comes from the coding sequence ATGTTTCGTTTGTCTGCCCTTGTCGCCTTGTTCGGCGCGTTGATCGTCGGTTTAGGCTCCGCACATGCTCAGAATCAGGCGCCGCAATATTGGGTGACCTATGCCTACGACTCCTCGACCGGCGCGTGGGGACTGGGCTGGGGCCGGACAGACCGGCAGGTCACGATCAACGAGGCCTTGTCGCGCTGCGCCAAACCCGGCTGCAAGGCAGGCAACGTCACCCTCGCCCGCTGTATTGCGATAGCGCAGGGTACGCAGAAAGGGCCGGGCTTCGGCTCCGGCAACGATGCCAATACGGCCAAGGCGAATGCCTTGCGATTCTGTCAGCAGGGCCCTGCCGGCTCCACCTGCGAAGTGACGGCGTGGCGCTGTGGCGGCAACTGA
- the grrM gene encoding cyclophane-forming radical SAM/SPASM peptide maturase GrrM/OscB yields the protein MTATPEIGMVVVQPTAFCNIACTYCYLPDRSNKHVIAQSTVTRLFEQIFASGWACSEITVIWHAGEPLVVPVSFYREAFATIERMRPSTVHVRHSFQTNGTLIDADWCALFRDWNVGVGVSLDGPRELHDLHRKSRSGKGTFDKTIAGIRCLRENDVPFHVISVLSHASLDQPEELLDFYLSEGIDQICFNVEESEGDHVSSLFHGPELRRRYAAFLRTFWHRARQSGRVRFLREIDLALPRMFRPEGVPVRNIQTEPLAMLNVDSHGNVSSFSPELLGLKNADYGDYLLGNINFQTLQEIRDTCVASPLYRDITAGVEACSRSCEYFSVCGGGAPVNKLFENGSLTGTVTSYCTLTQMVPTDLILEAYDRLGRSPAALASAEAAVSLPVPGGSPAAEPSRIS from the coding sequence ATGACCGCCACGCCCGAAATCGGCATGGTGGTCGTGCAGCCGACGGCCTTCTGCAACATCGCCTGCACCTACTGTTATCTGCCCGACCGCTCGAACAAGCACGTCATCGCCCAGTCGACGGTGACGCGGCTGTTCGAGCAGATCTTCGCGTCGGGCTGGGCCTGTTCCGAGATCACGGTGATCTGGCATGCCGGCGAACCTCTGGTCGTGCCCGTCTCTTTCTATCGCGAGGCCTTCGCGACGATCGAACGGATGCGGCCGTCGACCGTCCATGTCAGGCATTCCTTCCAGACCAACGGCACGCTGATCGATGCCGACTGGTGCGCGCTGTTCAGGGACTGGAACGTCGGTGTCGGCGTCAGCCTCGACGGGCCGCGCGAACTGCATGACCTTCATCGCAAGAGCCGCAGCGGCAAGGGCACATTCGACAAGACGATCGCCGGCATCCGCTGCCTGCGCGAGAACGACGTGCCGTTCCATGTGATTTCGGTCCTGTCGCACGCCAGCCTCGACCAACCGGAAGAGCTGCTCGACTTCTATCTTTCCGAGGGCATCGACCAGATCTGCTTCAATGTCGAGGAGTCCGAGGGCGACCACGTGTCGAGCCTGTTCCACGGGCCCGAGTTGCGCCGGCGGTATGCCGCCTTCCTGCGAACTTTCTGGCACCGCGCCCGCCAGAGCGGCCGCGTCCGCTTCCTGCGCGAGATCGACCTCGCCCTGCCACGGATGTTCCGCCCCGAAGGCGTGCCGGTGCGCAACATCCAGACCGAGCCGCTGGCCATGCTGAACGTCGACAGCCACGGCAATGTCTCGAGCTTCAGCCCCGAGCTGCTGGGACTGAAGAATGCCGACTACGGCGACTACCTGCTGGGCAACATCAACTTCCAGACCCTCCAGGAAATCCGCGACACCTGCGTCGCCTCTCCGCTGTATCGCGACATCACGGCGGGCGTGGAGGCCTGCAGCAGGTCGTGCGAATATTTCTCCGTGTGCGGGGGCGGCGCGCCGGTGAACAAGCTGTTCGAGAACGGCAGCCTCACCGGCACCGTCACTTCCTATTGTACCCTCACCCAGATGGTGCCGACCGACCTGATCCTCGAGGCCTACGACCGCCTCGGACGCAGTCCGGCCGCGCTGGCGTCTGCCGAAGCTGCCGTTTCCCTTCCTGTCCCGGGCGGTTCACCAGCCGCCGAGCCGTCGAGGATTTCATGA
- the grrA gene encoding GrrA/OscA1 family cyclophane-containing rSAM-modified RiPP: protein MSQDRRTLRTLAQLLPSGALGLSVSLAAADASATAVAGPDASTQGSVAERLQSIRTDVTSAIEQYRQDGEPFVAIDREQTLAWWGNGWHRGWGWRNGGWGNGWHNGGWGNGGWGNGWHNGWHNW, encoded by the coding sequence ATGTCACAGGATCGTCGTACCCTCCGGACGCTGGCGCAGCTCCTGCCCTCAGGCGCGCTCGGCCTTTCGGTGAGCCTCGCAGCCGCCGACGCTTCGGCCACCGCCGTCGCGGGTCCGGACGCTTCTACGCAAGGTTCCGTGGCGGAGCGCCTGCAGTCGATCCGCACGGATGTAACCAGTGCCATCGAGCAGTACCGCCAGGACGGCGAGCCCTTCGTCGCCATCGACCGCGAGCAGACGCTCGCCTGGTGGGGCAACGGCTGGCATCGCGGCTGGGGCTGGCGCAACGGCGGCTGGGGCAATGGCTGGCACAACGGCGGTTGGGGCAACGGTGGCTGGGGTAACGGCTGGCACAACGGCTGGCACAACTGGTAG
- a CDS encoding xanthine dehydrogenase family protein molybdopterin-binding subunit, with protein sequence MAKFGIGQSVRRVEDPRLLTGGGRYTDDTKLSGPAARAYVLRSPHAHADIRSIDTAAAKKAAGVLLVLTGDDVKAAGYGDLPCLVPVTNRDGTPRGETPRPMLAQGRVRHVGDPVALVVAETLEQAKDAAELIEVDYEARPHTVGTFESAQPGAPLVHDHIKGNLVFDWEMGDRARTEAAFAKADRVVKLEIVNNRLVVNSMEPRGAICEYDPADDRSTLWVSSQGVSVIRPVVADMILKIGQPKLRVRTGDVGGGFGMKIFVHPEYPLVVWASRELKRTVKWIPDRQEAFLSDVQGRDHVSLAEMALDKDCKFLGLRVTTHAALGAYLSHFGAFIPTMAGSGMLAGLYQTPAIYVNVKGVMTNTVPTDAYRGAGRPEAAYLLERFVDHIGRETGLGPAEIRKRNLVKPDQIPWNTALGDTFDSGDFDNVMLKGMEKADWKGFPARRAASLAKGKWRGMGMATYVEKCSGGAPESAIAKFNEDDTITVFVGVQTNGQGHETAFTQIMSARLGVDADRIRIVQGDSDFTPEGMTGGSRSIPVAGAAVLGVSDNIIEKGKLVAASAMEAAVGDIEYADATFRIVGTDRTMSLFDVARAARDPKHVPEGSKPGLDDAFTRTPQAATFPNGCHVCELEIDPDTGTLEILNYSIMDDFGTALNPLLLQGQVHGGVGQGIGQALTEKTIYDPDSGQLMSGSLMDYALPRADVVPHVKFDMHNSLCTTNPLGVKGAGEAGAIGAPPAVINAIVDAIHPHTGLKHIDMPVTASSLWAAIDAHRSRKAA encoded by the coding sequence ATGGCGAAGTTCGGCATTGGTCAGTCGGTCCGCCGGGTCGAGGACCCGAGGCTTCTCACCGGCGGCGGTCGCTACACGGACGACACCAAGCTCTCAGGGCCGGCCGCGCGGGCGTACGTTCTGCGCTCGCCCCATGCCCATGCCGATATCAGGAGCATCGATACGGCGGCCGCAAAGAAGGCCGCCGGCGTGCTGCTGGTCCTGACCGGGGACGACGTGAAGGCGGCCGGGTACGGCGATCTCCCCTGCCTGGTGCCCGTCACCAACCGCGACGGCACCCCTCGGGGCGAGACGCCCCGGCCGATGCTGGCCCAGGGCCGCGTGCGCCATGTCGGCGATCCGGTGGCGCTGGTCGTCGCCGAGACGCTGGAGCAGGCCAAGGACGCTGCCGAACTGATCGAGGTCGACTACGAAGCGCGGCCGCACACCGTCGGCACCTTCGAGTCCGCGCAGCCCGGCGCGCCGCTGGTCCACGACCATATCAAGGGCAACCTCGTCTTCGACTGGGAGATGGGTGACCGGGCCCGCACCGAGGCGGCGTTCGCCAAGGCCGATCGCGTCGTGAAGCTCGAGATCGTGAACAACCGGCTGGTCGTGAACTCGATGGAGCCGCGCGGCGCCATCTGCGAATACGACCCGGCGGACGACCGTTCGACCCTCTGGGTCTCGTCGCAGGGCGTCAGCGTCATCCGCCCCGTGGTCGCCGACATGATCCTGAAGATCGGCCAGCCCAAGCTGCGCGTGCGCACCGGCGACGTGGGCGGCGGCTTCGGCATGAAGATCTTCGTGCATCCCGAATATCCGCTGGTCGTGTGGGCGAGCCGCGAACTAAAGCGCACGGTGAAGTGGATTCCCGATCGTCAGGAAGCCTTCCTCTCCGACGTGCAGGGTCGCGACCATGTCTCGCTGGCGGAGATGGCACTCGACAAGGACTGCAAGTTCCTGGGTCTCCGGGTCACGACGCATGCCGCGCTGGGCGCCTATCTCAGCCACTTCGGGGCGTTCATCCCGACCATGGCGGGCAGCGGCATGCTCGCCGGCCTCTATCAGACGCCCGCGATCTACGTGAACGTGAAGGGCGTGATGACCAACACGGTGCCGACCGATGCCTATCGCGGCGCCGGCCGGCCCGAGGCCGCCTATCTGCTGGAGCGCTTCGTCGACCATATCGGCCGCGAGACCGGCCTCGGCCCGGCGGAGATCCGCAAGCGCAACCTCGTGAAGCCCGACCAGATCCCGTGGAACACGGCACTGGGCGACACTTTCGATTCGGGCGATTTCGACAACGTCATGCTGAAGGGCATGGAGAAGGCCGACTGGAAGGGCTTCCCCGCCCGCCGCGCCGCCTCACTGGCCAAGGGCAAGTGGCGCGGCATGGGCATGGCGACCTATGTCGAGAAGTGCTCGGGCGGCGCGCCGGAGAGCGCCATCGCAAAGTTCAACGAGGACGACACGATCACCGTGTTCGTCGGCGTCCAGACCAATGGCCAGGGCCACGAGACGGCCTTCACCCAGATCATGTCTGCACGACTCGGTGTCGATGCCGACCGCATCCGCATCGTCCAGGGCGATTCGGACTTCACCCCCGAGGGCATGACCGGCGGCAGCCGTTCGATCCCGGTGGCCGGCGCGGCCGTGCTGGGCGTCAGCGACAATATCATCGAGAAGGGCAAGCTGGTCGCCGCCTCGGCGATGGAAGCGGCGGTGGGTGACATCGAGTATGCCGACGCCACCTTCCGCATCGTCGGCACCGACCGCACGATGAGCCTGTTCGACGTGGCGCGCGCCGCCCGCGATCCCAAGCATGTGCCGGAGGGCAGCAAGCCCGGCCTCGACGACGCCTTCACGCGCACGCCGCAGGCCGCGACCTTCCCGAACGGCTGCCATGTCTGCGAACTCGAGATCGACCCCGACACCGGCACGCTGGAGATCCTTAACTATTCGATCATGGACGATTTCGGCACGGCGCTTAATCCGTTGCTGCTGCAGGGCCAGGTCCATGGCGGCGTCGGCCAGGGCATCGGACAGGCGCTCACCGAAAAGACCATCTACGATCCCGATTCGGGCCAGCTCATGAGCGGCTCGCTCATGGATTACGCCCTGCCGCGTGCGGACGTGGTGCCCCACGTGAAGTTCGACATGCACAACAGCCTGTGCACGACCAATCCGCTGGGCGTGAAGGGCGCGGGCGAGGCCGGCGCGATCGGCGCGCCGCCGGCGGTCATCAATGCCATCGTCGACGCGATCCATCCGCATACCGGGCTGAAGCATATCGACATGCCCGTCACCGCATCGTCCCTGTGGGCGGCCATCGATGCCCATCGATCCAGGAAAGCAGCGTAA
- a CDS encoding FkbM family methyltransferase yields the protein MIQLLHKTVMGTLRRLPLPAARLGFRAYNKALRTLGPEHLATTYFGARLYCNPQDLIQRMILYFGVWEPDVSRVIEQNLSAGDVFVDIGANIGYDTLLASSRVGAMGKVVSIEASPRTFALLQRNLAANPSSSNVRAVNAAVSDRPGTLDLYEINEGNIGAATTLASRGGTLMASVEALPLAEILKPDELARLRLIKMDVEGAEPPILRHLLEQLSRYPATMDIVVEASPDDDFEVWRDVFDRMRAAGFAAWAIENDYELECYLRWRRPAKLQRVEAMPTRQQDLLFTRRS from the coding sequence ATGATTCAGCTCCTCCACAAGACCGTCATGGGAACGCTGCGGCGCCTGCCGCTGCCGGCCGCCCGGCTGGGTTTCCGCGCCTACAACAAGGCCCTGCGCACCCTCGGACCCGAGCATCTGGCGACGACCTACTTCGGCGCCCGCCTGTACTGCAATCCGCAGGACCTGATCCAGCGCATGATCCTCTATTTCGGCGTGTGGGAGCCAGACGTCTCGCGGGTCATCGAACAGAACCTTTCGGCCGGCGACGTCTTCGTCGATATCGGTGCGAACATCGGTTACGACACGCTCCTCGCCTCCTCCCGCGTCGGCGCCATGGGCAAGGTCGTTTCGATCGAGGCCTCGCCGCGCACCTTCGCGCTCCTGCAACGCAACCTCGCGGCCAACCCCTCGTCGTCCAATGTGCGGGCGGTCAATGCCGCCGTGTCCGACAGGCCCGGCACGCTCGACCTCTACGAGATAAACGAGGGCAATATCGGCGCCGCCACCACGCTCGCCTCGCGCGGCGGGACGCTGATGGCTTCGGTGGAGGCTCTGCCGCTCGCGGAAATCCTGAAGCCCGACGAGTTGGCGCGTCTGCGTCTCATCAAGATGGACGTGGAAGGTGCGGAACCGCCGATCCTCCGCCACCTGCTCGAACAGCTGTCCCGCTATCCCGCGACGATGGACATCGTGGTGGAGGCGAGCCCCGACGACGATTTCGAGGTCTGGCGCGACGTCTTCGACCGGATGCGCGCCGCGGGCTTTGCCGCCTGGGCCATCGAGAACGACTACGAACTCGAATGTTACCTGCGCTGGCGCCGCCCCGCGAAGCTGCAGCGCGTCGAGGCCATGCCCACCCGTCAGCAGGACCTTCTTTTTACCCGCCGTTCGTGA
- the grrA gene encoding GrrA/OscA1 family cyclophane-containing rSAM-modified RiPP — translation MKQSRRSLRALVQLLPSGALGLSAGLASVDAAASTTLPESQSPPVAERLQSLRMDVSEALEHYRTDGQPFVAVDPEQRLAWWGNGGWRNGGWRNGGWGNGGWHNGWHNW, via the coding sequence ATGAAGCAAAGTCGTCGTTCGTTGCGTGCGCTGGTCCAGCTCCTGCCATCGGGGGCACTTGGCCTCTCCGCGGGCCTCGCTTCCGTCGATGCCGCGGCCAGCACCACGCTTCCCGAAAGCCAGAGTCCACCGGTCGCAGAGAGACTGCAGTCGTTGCGCATGGATGTGTCGGAAGCCCTCGAGCACTACCGCACGGACGGGCAGCCCTTCGTCGCCGTCGACCCGGAACAGCGCCTCGCCTGGTGGGGCAATGGTGGCTGGCGCAACGGTGGCTGGCGCAACGGCGGCTGGGGCAATGGCGGTTGGCACAACGGCTGGCACAACTGGTGA
- a CDS encoding tetratricopeptide repeat protein — protein MRRDPNWRRTRAAICAAALVVLTPHSTLQARESDQQAALAASSPIPLCVDQDGTTPATRIVACTVAIDTKILKGRELAAAHLNRGQAYRAIGDQARAAADYSAAIELFDDSTNMASLNANQFLQRGIARHALDDVERALSDYDEAIRLDTGNALAHVDRGILMATRKADMRRAIADFDRALALVPDNVDTLILRGNAYTSVGEHGRALADLDRATELAPDNPRAFMVRGLVNARLGDMQRAFTDYNMALSLDPKYVDALVNRAAIFSMRGNIDKALADLDQAIELKPDHALASYNRGYANFAREDYEKAIADYTNAIKIDGRMAWAYNNRCLTRMVVGRDLAEALSDCDEALKLQPDNVQTRETRGFIFLKLGEKDIALREYDAALRREPDRPLALYGRGLVRVAKGDASGEADKAAARALMPGVERQFTSYGIN, from the coding sequence ATGAGACGGGATCCAAACTGGCGACGCACCCGCGCCGCCATATGCGCCGCAGCCCTTGTCGTCCTGACGCCCCATTCGACGCTTCAGGCCCGGGAGAGCGACCAGCAGGCTGCCTTGGCGGCTTCCTCTCCCATTCCCCTCTGCGTCGACCAGGACGGCACGACTCCTGCAACGCGCATTGTCGCCTGCACCGTCGCGATCGACACCAAGATCCTGAAAGGCCGAGAACTGGCGGCCGCCCACCTGAACCGGGGTCAGGCCTATCGCGCTATCGGCGATCAGGCGCGTGCCGCCGCCGACTACAGCGCGGCGATCGAACTCTTCGACGACTCCACGAACATGGCATCGCTCAATGCGAACCAGTTCCTGCAGCGCGGTATCGCCCGCCACGCCCTCGACGACGTCGAGCGTGCGCTCTCCGACTACGACGAGGCGATCCGCCTCGACACCGGCAATGCTCTCGCCCACGTCGACCGCGGCATCCTCATGGCGACCCGCAAGGCCGACATGCGCCGCGCCATCGCCGACTTCGATCGCGCTCTGGCCCTCGTGCCGGACAATGTCGACACGCTGATCCTGAGGGGCAACGCCTATACGTCGGTCGGTGAACACGGCCGCGCGCTGGCCGATCTCGACCGTGCCACCGAATTGGCACCCGACAACCCCCGTGCCTTCATGGTGCGCGGTCTCGTCAATGCGCGGCTGGGAGACATGCAGCGCGCCTTCACCGATTACAACATGGCCCTGTCCCTCGATCCCAAGTACGTCGACGCGCTGGTCAATCGCGCGGCGATCTTCTCGATGCGCGGCAACATCGACAAGGCGCTTGCCGATCTCGACCAGGCGATCGAACTGAAGCCCGATCACGCGCTGGCCAGCTACAACCGTGGCTATGCCAACTTTGCCCGCGAGGACTACGAGAAGGCCATCGCCGACTATACCAACGCCATCAAGATCGATGGCCGGATGGCCTGGGCCTACAACAATCGGTGCCTGACGCGCATGGTCGTGGGCCGTGATCTCGCGGAGGCGCTCTCGGATTGCGACGAGGCGCTGAAGCTGCAACCCGACAATGTGCAGACGCGCGAGACGAGGGGATTCATCTTCCTCAAGTTGGGCGAGAAGGACATCGCGCTCCGCGAATACGACGCCGCCTTGCGGCGCGAGCCGGATCGTCCGCTTGCACTTTACGGCCGCGGGCTGGTGCGTGTTGCCAAGGGCGACGCAAGCGGCGAGGCCGACAAGGCCGCCGCCCGTGCGCTGATGCCTGGTGTCGAGCGTCAGTTCACCAGCTACGGCATCAATTAG
- a CDS encoding ester cyclase yields MAAHDLAALWEAHCRHEFETRDVDATMATMVATPYVNHVPTMTGGVGHDQLKRFYKYHFIGNNPPDTELVPVSRTIGTDQIVDEMVFRFTHTSEVDWMLPGIAPTGRRVEVPLVAIVRFVDGKVAHEHIYWDQASVLVQAGLLDPKGLPVAGAETTRKVMDHTQPSNSLMARWAASEGKPI; encoded by the coding sequence ATGGCCGCTCACGACCTCGCCGCTCTCTGGGAAGCCCATTGCCGCCATGAATTCGAGACTCGCGACGTGGATGCCACGATGGCCACGATGGTGGCGACGCCGTACGTAAATCACGTTCCGACCATGACCGGCGGCGTGGGACACGATCAGCTCAAGCGCTTCTACAAGTACCATTTCATCGGCAACAATCCGCCCGACACGGAACTCGTTCCAGTGAGCCGCACGATCGGCACGGATCAGATCGTCGACGAAATGGTGTTTCGCTTCACGCACACCAGCGAAGTCGACTGGATGCTGCCGGGCATCGCGCCGACCGGACGCAGGGTCGAGGTTCCGCTGGTTGCGATCGTGCGGTTCGTCGATGGCAAGGTGGCTCACGAGCACATCTACTGGGACCAGGCGTCGGTCCTCGTGCAGGCCGGCCTGCTCGACCCGAAAGGCCTGCCAGTCGCGGGCGCCGAAACCACGCGCAAGGTCATGGACCATACCCAGCCGAGCAACAGCTTGATGGCTCGCTGGGCCGCCAGCGAAGGCAAGCCGATCTAG
- a CDS encoding TauD/TfdA dioxygenase family protein has product MSLSVRPLSHALGAEVRGVDLARPLSNSEFDQIHRTFLEKGILLFRNQKITREQHIAFSRRFGELDNHDSLPRDRHPDYPELLLVTNIPEKDGKQSASKYTGQQWHSDMSFTPVPSLGSLLRGITIPPVGGDTMFTNMYLAYDTLSEGMKKIVEGLHGIHTGTRKVEDTNSDREKEQKKINPPIAQPVVRVHPETGRKALYIGEKVSCFVDMTPEESRPLIDYLVRHATRPQFVYRHQWQQDDIILWDNRCTMHIALGDYQEGEIRHLERTTVKGTPSGYYLQ; this is encoded by the coding sequence ATGTCGCTTTCCGTCAGGCCCCTTTCCCATGCCCTCGGTGCCGAGGTGAGGGGCGTCGATCTGGCCAGGCCACTCAGCAATTCCGAGTTCGACCAGATCCACCGGACCTTCCTCGAGAAGGGCATCCTGCTGTTCCGCAACCAGAAGATCACCCGCGAGCAGCACATCGCCTTCAGCCGCCGTTTCGGCGAGCTCGACAATCACGATTCCCTGCCGCGCGACCGTCATCCCGACTATCCCGAGCTTCTGCTGGTGACCAACATCCCGGAGAAGGACGGCAAGCAGTCGGCGTCGAAATACACCGGCCAGCAATGGCATTCCGACATGTCGTTCACCCCGGTGCCGTCGCTGGGCTCGCTGCTGCGCGGCATCACCATCCCGCCGGTCGGCGGCGACACGATGTTCACCAACATGTACCTCGCCTACGACACGCTGTCGGAGGGCATGAAGAAGATCGTCGAGGGGCTGCACGGCATCCATACCGGCACCCGCAAGGTCGAAGACACCAACTCCGACCGCGAGAAGGAGCAGAAGAAGATCAATCCGCCGATCGCCCAGCCGGTGGTGCGTGTGCATCCCGAGACCGGCCGCAAGGCGCTCTACATCGGCGAGAAGGTCTCGTGCTTCGTCGACATGACGCCGGAGGAGAGCCGGCCGCTGATCGACTATCTGGTGCGCCATGCGACGCGGCCGCAGTTCGTCTATCGCCACCAGTGGCAACAGGACGACATCATCCTGTGGGACAATCGCTGCACCATGCACATTGCGCTCGGCGACTACCAGGAAGGCGAGATCCGCCACCTCGAGCGCACCACCGTCAAAGGCACTCCGTCGGGATATTACCTGCAATGA